Genomic window (Culex pipiens pallens isolate TS chromosome 3, TS_CPP_V2, whole genome shotgun sequence):
CCTTGCCGCCTCTAACTGAAATGACCTTTTAGAGTAGCTACACTTATTCAAGACATATTTTTAATAGACTGACCCAAAATAGGCTCATGTGATACCCCATTGATCTTCAAAGAAATGTTTAAATTCGAAACTTAagcaaaaatcccaaatttggcTCACTAACCCTAATCCACACATGGCGAAAAATTACCCTACTCGTGAATGACCATATCGATTCTGCGGAAAGCGAAAACGATCAAACAAAATTAGCAATCAAGCCTCGCTGCGGTGGGCAGCAGCCGGTGTCGATGACGCGTCCCTTCTGCTGACCGATCAGGGTAAAGATTGTTGAGACTgcatttgcattaaaaatttaaatgagcTGTTTGTTTGGTCAAGGTCAGCGATTCGCCGCGGCTTATCGATTTGGACAAGATGCCTAATCGCCGACCAGCACCAGCTGggtgtgttttgataaattttatgttaatttttgggaatttgCCTAACCCGTTTATTTATGGGTGATGTTCTCGTGAAGATTGTGtcatttttggtaaatttattttaagcttATGCGAACTGGATTCGACGCAACCGGTTAGATCCAGATGAATGGCCCATTAACGACCGTTTGAATTGCGCGCAAACAACACAAGAATCGTTTGATAGCCACAAACAAGACCAATTACAATCACCAGCGTAGACTGCTGCAACTCATCCCATGATCTGCGAAACACGCGCAAATCTACGAAGAGAGGAAGTTTCCGCTGCCGGTCGCGTGTACGTGTACAGCaagcaatgttttgttttgcttccaATTCTTCGCACGTTCACACGTGGTTTTCAGCAACCGATCAACGCCACCGCCGCCAAACAATTGAATCGTGAAACAAGTGCACATAAATCAATCAGAGATTGCGTCGTCGTAGACCCCGGTTGACGGCTCCGACTGTTACCACAATCTGACCATCGAACCACCTAATGACCACAACCTTCCTCTTCTTCGATACCTTCCTTTTTCCACAGCGACTGCTAGTGCTTTGCCTAGCGCTAGCAACGTCCGGCTATGCGGAGATAACGACGCACCTTGGACCGGACGGGTACGAATACCCAAGGCCGAACATCCCGTTCCCACCACCCGAGAAACCATCACCCCCAGGAAGCACTCCACGACCATGTCCTTTCGGTGGAGTTCCGCCGTACTGCTGTACCAACGGAGGCTCGGGGCCAAACTGTGCCCTGCCGTCTCCACCAACTCCGGGACCAACAACTCCGAGACCTTGTCCGTTTGGAGGAGTCCCTCCGTACTGTTGTACTAACGGAGGCTCGGGGCCAAACTGTGCTGTCCCGACTACCCCTGCAGGATGTCCTTACGGGGGAGTTCCTCCGTACTGCTGTACGAACGGTGGACAAGGACCCAACTGTGTAGTGTCAATTCCTTCTACACCTGCACCAACAACACCACGACCCTGTCCGTATGGTGGAGTTCCGCCGTATTGTTGTACTAACGGAGGACAAGGTCCAAACTGCGAGGTTCCTACCAGGCCAACTCCTGGACCGACTACTCCGGCAGGATGTCCTAACGGAGGAGTACCACCCTATTGCTGCACCAATGGAGGTTCCGGTCCGAATTGCATCGTCCCCACTAGACCAACTCCAGGACCAACCACTCCCCGGCCCTGCCCGTTCGGTGGAATCCCTCCGTACTGCTGTACCAATGGTGGACAAGGACCAAATTGCGTTGTAGCTACAACTCCAACTCCCACGACACCAAGACCCTGCCCGTACGGTGGAGTTCCTCCGTACTGTTGTACCAATGGTGGACAAGGACCGAATTGTGTTGTTCCGACTAGGCCTCCTCCATCTACGCCAAGGCCTTGCCCGGCTGGCGGTAAGTAAAAATATCCTCCGCATTCTTTCACAACTTCTGATAAAACCGATATTTTCAGGTGTTCCACCCTATTGCTGCACTAATGGAGGTCAAGGACCAAACTGCGTAGTTCCACCTCCTCCAGTCCCACCACCAACGCGACCTCCGCCACCACCTCCATCCGGTAACGACAACGAATACTTACCGCCATGCACTAACGGCGGCCAAGGACCTGACTGTGTACTACCAATCACACCACCACCCAATCGACCACCAACTCGACCTCCAGCGTGTCCATCAGGTGGAGTTCCTCCTTACTGCTGTACCAACGGCGGATCCGGACCGAATTGTGTAGTCCCAACGAGACCAACTCCAGGACCTACGACTCCAGCTGGATGTCCATATGGAGGAGTGCCTCCATATTGTTGTACGAACGGAGGAACTGGACCGAATTGCATTGTTCCAACCAGACCAACTCCAGGACCGACGACCCCGGCGCCTTGCCCGTATGGAGGCGTTCCTCCATATTGCTGTACCAACGGCGGATCCGGACCGAACTGTGTTGTTCCAACGAGACCTACTCCGGGACCAACTACTCCAGCTGGATGCCCTTACGGAGGAGTTCCTCCATATTGTTGTACAAACGGAGGAACTGGACCGAATTGTATTGTTCCGACAAGACCAACTCCAGGACCTACAACTCCCGCTCCTTGTCCATTCGGAGGAGTCCCACCGTACTGTTGTACCAATGGAGGATCCGGACCAAACTGTGTAGTTCCAACGAGACCTACCCCTGGACCAACGACTCCTGCTGGATGTCCCAACGGAGGAGTTCCTCCCTACTGCTGTACAAACGGAGGATCAGGTCCTAACTGTATCGTCCCTACTAGACCAACTCCCGGACCAACCACTCCTCGGCCATGTCCCTTCGGAGGAGTTGCACCTTACTGTTGTACGAACGGAGGATCAGGTCCAAATTGCATTGTGCCATCTCGACCAACTCCTGGACCAACAACGCCAAGACCAACTCAAAACAACGAATATTTGCCACCTCCAACCAAACCATCACAGGGTTGCCCCAATGGAGGAGTTCCACCGTATTGCTGTACCAATGGAGGATCCGGGCCAAACTGCGCAGTTCCAACGCAACCTCCACGACCAACTACTCCTTCCGGTTGTCCCAATGGAGGAGTCCCGCCCTACTGCTGCACTAATGGTGGACAAGGTCCCAATTGCCAGGTTCCAACACAACCTCCAAGGCCAACCACTCCGCAGTGTCCGTACGGTGGAGTTCCACCCTATTGCTGCACAAACGGAGGTCAAGGACCAAATTGCATTGTTCCGACGCAGCCACCACGACCAACCACACCTGCCGGATGTCCGAATGGAGGAGTCCCTCCGTACTGTTGTACTAACGGAGGTCAAGGTCCAAATTGTATAGTTCCAACACAACCACCTCGTCCTACCACGCCCTCGTGTCCTTATGGAGGAGTTCCACCTTATTGCTGCACGAATGGAGGTCAAGGACCTAACTGTATCGTTCCAACGCAACCGCCAAGACCAACCACTCCTGCCGGATGTCCAAATGGTGGAGTTCCTCCTTACTGCTGCACCAATGGTGGACAAGGACCAAACTGCGTTGTTCCGACACAACCACCACGACCAACAACTCCAACCTGTCCCTACGGAGGTGTCCCTCCCTATTGCTGTACTAACGGAGGTCAAGGTCCCAACTGCATAGTCCCAACACAACCGCCACGACCGACGACCCCTGCTGGATGTCCGAATGGAGGAGTCCCGCCGTATTGTTGTACTAACGGAGGTCAAGGTCCTAACTGCATTGTACCGACACAGCCGCCAAGACCCACTACTCCACAGTGCCCGTATGGTGGAGTGCCGCCATATTGCTGCACAAACGGAGGACAAGGACCCAACTGTATTGTTCCATCGAGACCAACCCAGCCACCAACGAAGCCAACTTCCGAAAACGAATATCTGCCACCGTGCACAAACGGTGGATTCGGTAAGATCTATCTTTGAGATTGTTAAGTTTATACTGATAACTTTTTGTTAATCTAGGTCCCAACTGCGCACTGCCAACTCAACCTCCGGTAACTCGACCGCCACCAACTCAGCCTCCACGGCCAACAACGCCATCCTGCCCATACGGAGGAGTTCCACCATACTGCTGTACCAACGGAGGTCAAGGTCCTAACTGCATTGTTCCGACACAACCACCACGACCGACGACCCCTGCCGGATGTCCGAATGGTGGAGTTCCTCCCTACTGTTGTACCAACGGCGGACAGGGCCCGAATTGTGCCGTTCCAAGCCGTCCTTCGACGTACCCGCCAGCTACCCGACCACCGCCAACGCAACCGCCAAGCTGCCCAGCCGGAGGTGTTCCGCCCTATTGCTGCACCAATGGTGGACAAGGACCCAACTGCGCTGTTCCAACGAGACCACCAACTTATCCGCCAGCTACCCGACCTCCGCCAACCCAACCTCCAAGCTGCCCATCCGGAGGAGTTCCGCCGTACTGCTGTACAAATGGCGGCCAAGGGCCGAACTGCGCAGTTCCAACGCGTCCCCCAACCTATCCCCCGGCAACTCGACCACCGCCAACACAACCGCCAAACTGTCCAGCCGGTGGAATCCCACCGTACTGCTGCACCAACGGCGGCCAAGGCCCCAACTGCGCAGTTCCAACGCGACCCCCAACCTATCCACCGGCAACGCGACCTCCACCAACGCAACAGCCGGGCTGCCCGGCCGGAGGAGTCCCACCGTACTGCTGTACTAACGGCGGAAGTGGGCCCAACTGCGAAATCAAACCGTCCCACACCCTGGACCAGGACGGTTACCACTACCAGAGGCCGAGCAAGCCGTTCAACTTCTAGGTGCTATTTATTTCATAACCATTCCAACATTTGTACAGAGTTGAGAACCCATCCAGGATGAACAAGAGTCAAGAATCAATAGCTGAGTGGAAGTGGGTGTGCCCATTTCCTTCTATTTTGTAAAAAGTGCATGTATTTATGTTTTATAACCACTATTGTCTCGATCAGAAAATACTCGATTGTGTGTGCTTCTTCTCTGCCCGCGGGACAGTGCGCTGCCCGAAGCACGtaatcaaacatcaaaaattttatcTAGTGTTAGATGAAGCTAGCTTTAAGAAAGGCGATTGATTGCTGAAGAGCCAAATAAACAACGTTAAAGAAATGTGTACTTCactgattttaattttgggtTGGGTTTCACTGGGATGCTGGAAGGGAACCAAACCAAACCGAGGAAAAACCATTTTCATTGCGACTAAATTACTTTACATGACAAAACTGGTGCCCCAAATCTATGCTCATAATAACAACTGCAcaacagaaaaatcaaaatctaaaaaagaaATCGTAGAGATTTTTTAACTATTTGTTTTCTTCTTTGAAATGGACAAAGGTAGACActatttttcgaataaaaattaaatattctcACAATGCTTTACCTCTGCAATTATTTGTCCAATGTTAATTGTCCAAACAGGAAAATCGTAGAGAATTTTCTTCACCTTAAAGTTCAGTGCTGCAACCTGTCAGAAAACTTAGAAAAACCCAACGTAACTGAGTCTGACGTCTGACCGGAAACTTTGGGGTTATCTGAAGTCATTagaaattgtttatttattatttgtgcACGGTGCTGTTAAAGTACTTTACCAAAGTTTATTATTGTCAACAGGGACTTACAGGCAAAAAGTACAATGAACTTTGCGATTTCAAAACTGATtttg
Coding sequences:
- the LOC120412389 gene encoding basic proline-rich protein-like — translated: MRLLVLCLALATSGYAEITTHLGPDGYEYPRPNIPFPPPEKPSPPGSTPRPCPFGGVPPYCCTNGGSGPNCALPSPPTPGPTTPRPCPFGGVPPYCCTNGGSGPNCAVPTTPAGCPYGGVPPYCCTNGGQGPNCVVSIPSTPAPTTPRPCPYGGVPPYCCTNGGQGPNCEVPTRPTPGPTTPAGCPNGGVPPYCCTNGGSGPNCIVPTRPTPGPTTPRPCPFGGIPPYCCTNGGQGPNCVVATTPTPTTPRPCPYGGVPPYCCTNGGQGPNCVVPTRPPPSTPRPCPAGGVPPYCCTNGGQGPNCVVPPPPVPPPTRPPPPPPSGNDNEYLPPCTNGGQGPDCVLPITPPPNRPPTRPPACPSGGVPPYCCTNGGSGPNCVVPTRPTPGPTTPAGCPYGGVPPYCCTNGGTGPNCIVPTRPTPGPTTPAPCPYGGVPPYCCTNGGSGPNCVVPTRPTPGPTTPAGCPYGGVPPYCCTNGGTGPNCIVPTRPTPGPTTPAPCPFGGVPPYCCTNGGSGPNCVVPTRPTPGPTTPAGCPNGGVPPYCCTNGGSGPNCIVPTRPTPGPTTPRPCPFGGVAPYCCTNGGSGPNCIVPSRPTPGPTTPRPTQNNEYLPPPTKPSQGCPNGGVPPYCCTNGGSGPNCAVPTQPPRPTTPSGCPNGGVPPYCCTNGGQGPNCQVPTQPPRPTTPQCPYGGVPPYCCTNGGQGPNCIVPTQPPRPTTPAGCPNGGVPPYCCTNGGQGPNCIVPTQPPRPTTPSCPYGGVPPYCCTNGGQGPNCIVPTQPPRPTTPAGCPNGGVPPYCCTNGGQGPNCVVPTQPPRPTTPTCPYGGVPPYCCTNGGQGPNCIVPTQPPRPTTPAGCPNGGVPPYCCTNGGQGPNCIVPTQPPRPTTPQCPYGGVPPYCCTNGGQGPNCIVPSRPTQPPTKPTSENEYLPPCTNGGFGPNCALPTQPPVTRPPPTQPPRPTTPSCPYGGVPPYCCTNGGQGPNCIVPTQPPRPTTPAGCPNGGVPPYCCTNGGQGPNCAVPSRPSTYPPATRPPPTQPPSCPAGGVPPYCCTNGGQGPNCAVPTRPPTYPPATRPPPTQPPSCPSGGVPPYCCTNGGQGPNCAVPTRPPTYPPATRPPPTQPPNCPAGGIPPYCCTNGGQGPNCAVPTRPPTYPPATRPPPTQQPGCPAGGVPPYCCTNGGSGPNCEIKPSHTLDQDGYHYQRPSKPFNF